The genomic DNA GACGACGTCTGCGAGGTCACCTGCGTTCATCCTGAGGCGGTGGCCCGGAGCCGAGCGGCCCTGCCTGATCCGGCCGGAGTGGAAGACGCCACCACACTGCTGAAGGTCGTGGCGGACCCGACCCGTTTCCGGATCCTCAGCGCCCTGAACACGGGGGAGCTGTGTGTGTGCGACCTCGCGGCGGTGGTGAGCATCAGCGAGAGTGCCGCCAGCCATCAGTTGCGCCTGCTTCGGGCGCACCGCCTGGTCACGTTCCGCAAGGAAGGCCGGGTCGCCTACTACCGCCTGCTCGACCAGCACATCACCGGCCTGATCGCTGGAGCCCTGGAGCACGTGCGCGAATGAAACCTGTTTCCATTCTGCTGGCGGTCGGAGGAGCAGGGCTGCTGGGCGTGGGCGGCTGGTGGTTCGGCGTGGAGCGCCGCTGGCAGGGCGACCTGTACTGTATCCAGCGTCCAGGGACTGTCTGGAACGGCCTCGCACCCCTGCCCGGGGGCCTCACGCTGGGGCTGTTCGTGCTCGAGCGCCTTCAGTACCGGATGCGCCTGCGGGGGTCGAGCCCTCACGTGTAATACGGACCCTATTTCAATCGTTGACGTAGTGACTGGGCCCGAGCGGACTTGCGGGGCTGCGAAGCAGAGCGAGCAGGAGAAAAACGAGCTACGGGCGTAGAGTTGGCAACCCGGTGCAGTTCCGGGTTGGTAACGAAACAGACGGAATCCGTATAGGGACGCCCCCAGCGGACTCCAGCTGCATCCGGCTGGCCTTCACCCTCCCTTGACCTGAGCTATCCGACGTGTTGTGTCTTGGTGCTCTGCCCGCCACTCTGGAGAGACCAGCCTCCGAGGCCGCCGATGGTGTGGCCCAAGCAGGGAGGCAACCCTCCGGCGAGCCGGGTGCCGCGCGGGGCCACTGGACCGGGCAGGGCCACGCGGCCTGTAGACGCTGTCCTGCTCCCCGCACCACATCTCAAACAACGGAATCTCGCACTCGGTCCTGTTCCGGAGGGTTTAGGCCTTCGCCAAGAACGGGTAACGCTCATGCTGGGTGCGGTGGCCACCCTGGTGGTGACGGGCATCTTCCCCAGGCCAGGCTCTCCGACCGCTACTTCAGGAAATCTTCGCGCAGGTAGGCGGGGTTCGGATAGGTGTAAAAGCCCTCTCCTGTGGCGATGCCCAGCTTGCCCTGGTCGATGTAGCCCTTCAGGTACTGGGCCACCGCGCCGCGCCCCTCGTCCCCCTGGGCCGCTGCGGCCATATTGATGTTGTAGGGCGTGGTCAGGCCGATCACGTCCAGAATGGCGAAGGGGCCGCGCGGCGCCCCGGTCGCCACCATCCAGGTCTTGTCTACCGTGTGCGGGTCCGCGACCCCCTTCACGACGAGTTCCATGGCTGCCCCCAGGAGCGGCACAAGGAGAGTATTGAGGATGTAACCGGGCTGCTCCTTGTGCAGGGGCAGCGCGACCATGCCGATGTCCCTGGCGAACGCCACCACCTCGTCGAACACGGCGTCGTCGGTGCGCGGCGTGCGCATGATCTCGGCGGTGTTGTTCACCCAGATCTGGTTGGCGAAATGCAGCGCCAGGAACCGCTCCGGGCGTCCGGTGGCCTCCATCAGGTCGCTGGGCAGCAGGGTGGAGGTGTTCGTGGCGAAGATGGTGTCCGGGTCGGCGACCGCGCCCAGCTTCTGATAGAAGTCGCGCTTGATGTCGAGGACTTCCGGGATGGCCTCGATGACGAGGTCGGCGCCGCGCACGGCCCCAGCTAGGTCGGTGAAAAAGGTCAGGCGTTCCAGCGCGGCCCGCGTCTGTTCGGGCGTGGCCTGGAGGTCCTGCTGATACCGCCCCTGCAAGCCCTGCATGGTCTCCCGGGCGCGGGTGATGGCCTCGTCGCTGACGTCGTACACC from Deinococcus terrestris includes the following:
- a CDS encoding ArsR/SmtB family transcription factor; protein product: MRSASGDDVCEVTCVHPEAVARSRAALPDPAGVEDATTLLKVVADPTRFRILSALNTGELCVCDLAAVVSISESAASHQLRLLRAHRLVTFRKEGRVAYYRLLDQHITGLIAGALEHVRE
- a CDS encoding 3-hydroxyacyl-CoA dehydrogenase, whose protein sequence is MTIKTVAVCGSGVLGSQIAFQTAFHGFDVRVYDVSDEAITRARETMQGLQGRYQQDLQATPEQTRAALERLTFFTDLAGAVRGADLVIEAIPEVLDIKRDFYQKLGAVADPDTIFATNTSTLLPSDLMEATGRPERFLALHFANQIWVNNTAEIMRTPRTDDAVFDEVVAFARDIGMVALPLHKEQPGYILNTLLVPLLGAAMELVVKGVADPHTVDKTWMVATGAPRGPFAILDVIGLTTPYNINMAAAAQGDEGRGAVAQYLKGYIDQGKLGIATGEGFYTYPNPAYLREDFLK